The Williamsia sp. DF01-3 genome has a window encoding:
- the treZ gene encoding malto-oligosyltrehalose trehalohydrolase, translating to MTSLPVWAPTAQQMRVTIDGDIHSMRETGDGWWESPVPASPGARYGYLIDDSTDPLPDPRSPRQPDGVHGLSQVHEIDPDIWSDSDWQGRPVAGAVIYELHVGTFTPDGTLDSAIAKLDHLVDIGVDFVELMPVNTFNGTHNWGYDGVGWYAVQETYGGPDALARFVNACHLRGLGVIIDAVYNHLGPSGNYLPNYGPYLTEGATSWGQSVNLDEADSDEVREFILGSALRWLEVFHVDGLRLDAVHALVDRTALHLLEEMQMRTDALSHRVGRPLSLIAESDLNDPKLITSRTDGGYGLAAQWSDDGHHAIHTTVSGERQGYYADFGSLECLSKVLREGFFHALTYSSFRRRRHGRPINHQRVVTTSLVVYTCNHDQIGNRAIGDRPSHYLDPGQLAVKAALVLTSPFTPMLFMGEEWAASTPFQFFTSHPEPELGEATANGRKAEFAEHGWDAADVPDPQDPETFSRSKLNWDELAEQPHAALLGFYRDLITLRKSQLEYSDDDFDSVAIDFDDSNTWFAMHRGALSTIVTLTEAPAEPPFSGTVLLAFENGASNGIEPGRNVTSPTLAGHSVLIIRRD from the coding sequence GTGACCTCTCTACCGGTATGGGCGCCGACGGCGCAGCAGATGCGAGTGACGATCGACGGCGACATCCATTCGATGCGCGAGACCGGGGACGGCTGGTGGGAAAGTCCTGTACCTGCGTCGCCCGGCGCCCGCTACGGCTATCTCATCGACGACAGCACCGACCCACTCCCCGACCCTCGCTCACCGCGACAACCCGATGGCGTCCACGGACTGTCCCAGGTGCACGAGATCGACCCAGACATCTGGTCTGATTCGGACTGGCAAGGCCGGCCCGTCGCAGGCGCAGTCATCTATGAATTGCACGTCGGCACGTTCACTCCGGACGGCACCCTCGATTCGGCGATCGCCAAACTGGACCATCTGGTCGACATCGGCGTGGATTTTGTCGAGCTGATGCCGGTCAACACCTTCAACGGCACCCACAACTGGGGCTACGACGGCGTCGGCTGGTACGCGGTGCAAGAGACCTACGGAGGTCCCGACGCCCTCGCGCGGTTCGTCAATGCCTGCCACCTGCGGGGGCTCGGCGTGATCATCGACGCGGTGTACAACCATCTCGGCCCGTCGGGCAACTACCTTCCCAACTACGGCCCGTATCTCACCGAAGGTGCCACCTCGTGGGGACAGTCGGTGAACCTGGACGAAGCCGACTCCGACGAGGTCCGCGAGTTCATCCTGGGTTCGGCGCTGCGCTGGCTCGAGGTGTTCCATGTCGATGGACTGCGCCTCGACGCCGTGCATGCCCTGGTCGACCGCACCGCGCTGCACCTCCTCGAGGAAATGCAGATGCGTACCGACGCTTTGTCACACCGGGTCGGCAGGCCGCTGTCCTTGATCGCGGAGAGCGACTTGAACGATCCCAAACTCATCACCTCCCGCACCGACGGCGGATACGGCCTCGCCGCCCAGTGGAGTGACGACGGCCACCACGCGATCCACACCACCGTGTCGGGGGAACGACAGGGTTACTACGCCGACTTCGGCAGTCTCGAATGCCTGTCGAAGGTTCTGCGAGAGGGCTTCTTCCACGCCCTCACCTACTCGTCCTTCCGGCGGCGCAGGCACGGCAGGCCCATCAACCATCAACGGGTGGTCACCACCTCGCTGGTGGTCTACACCTGCAATCACGACCAGATCGGTAACCGCGCGATCGGCGACCGACCCTCGCACTACCTCGATCCGGGCCAACTGGCCGTCAAGGCTGCGCTGGTGCTCACCTCACCGTTCACGCCGATGCTCTTCATGGGTGAGGAGTGGGCAGCCAGCACCCCGTTCCAGTTCTTCACCTCCCACCCCGAACCCGAACTCGGTGAGGCCACCGCAAACGGCCGCAAGGCCGAGTTCGCCGAACACGGGTGGGATGCGGCCGACGTGCCCGATCCTCAAGACCCGGAGACCTTCTCGCGGTCGAAGCTGAACTGGGACGAACTCGCCGAGCAGCCACACGCCGCGTTGCTGGGGTTCTATCGCGATCTGATCACGCTTCGCAAGAGTCAGCTCGAGTACTCCGACGACGACTTCGACTCGGTCGCAATCGATTTCGACGACAGCAACACCTGGTTCGCCATGCACCGTGGAGCACTCTCGACGATCGTGACCCTGACCGAGGCGCCCGCGGAACCACCGTTCTCTGGCACCGTTCTACTCGCATTCGAGAACGGCGCGTCCAATGGGATCGAACCGGGCAGGAACGTCACGTCACCGACCCTGGCCGGGCACAGTGTGCTGATCATCCGGCGCGACTGA